TGGGGGGCGCATCGCTCGTCAACGTGATACCGCGGCGGGGCAGGGCCACCGCGCCGATTGCGGGCGCGCCGTCGATGGCGAGCGCGATATGCACGGCCCAGTCGTCGCGCCCCTCGGCGAACTCGCGCGTGCCGTCGAGCGGATCGACGATCCATACGCGGCGCGATGCCAGCCGTGCCGGATCGTCGGCGGATTCCTCCGACAGGATCGGATCGGCAGGGCGCGCCCCGCGCAGCATGTCGAGGATCAGACGGTTCGCCTCGCGGTCGCCGCGCGCACCGTCGGCATCTTCGGTCTGGATCTGCAGCAACAGCTTGCCCGCGGCTTCGGCGACGGCATGCGCCAGGCGCGCATCATCCATGCACGTCATCCACGGCCGGTTCCGTCGGCGGTCGAGGAGATCGGGAAGTCAGTTGCGACGCTGAAATTCGCGGCGCTTGGCTTCGGAACTGCCGGCCATGCGCAGCCTGCGCCAATGCGCCTTGTGGCGATAAACGAGCGCGGCTGCCGCCGCACCGACGAACAGGGTAGCGAGCATGCCATAGGCGATCCACTCGCGGACCTCGAGGTCTGCCAATACTCTACTCCACTTACAGACGCGGCCAACATGCGCGTCAAAGCACCGGAGACCAGATACCGACGATATGTTCGATGATCAATTCCGCAGCTGCCTCCGGACTGGTCCGCGTGGTGTCGATCCGGATTTCTGGACTCAACGGAGCTTCATACGGGCTTGAAATACCGGTGAAATTTGCGATTTCTCCAGTGCGTGCTTTTTTGTAAAGCCCCTTCACGTCGCGGCGTTCGGCCTCCTCGATCGGCGTGTCGATGTGGATCTCGAAGAACTCGCCCTCGGGCAGCATGTTGCGTACCATCTCGCGCTCGGCGCGGAACGGCGAGATGAAGGCGGTGAGCACGATCAGGCCCGCGTCCGCCATCAGCTTGGCGACCTCGCCGACGCGCCGGATATTCTCGACCCGGTCGGCGTCCGAGAAGCCGAGGTCGCGGTTGAGTCCGTGGCGGATATTGTCGCCGTCGAGCAGGAAACTGTGCTTGCCCATCGCGTGCAGCTTCTTCTCGACGAGATTGGCGATGGTCGACTTGCCCGAGCCCGACAGGCCGGTGAACCACAGCAGGCGCGGATGCTGGCCTTTTTGCGCGGCATGAAGGTCGCGGGTGATCTCGACCGCCTGCCAGTGGACGTTCTGCGCGCGGCGCAGCGCGTTGCGGATCATCCCCGCGGCGACGGTGGCGTTGGTCAGCTTGTCGATCAGGATGAAGCCGCCCAGGTCCCGGTTCGGACTCTCCCGGTCCCGTTCATAGGGCTCGAACACGATGCCGCGGTCGGTCGCGATCTCGGCGATCCCGATATCGTTGAGGTTGAGCGTCTTGGTGGAAAGCTTGGCCAGCGTGTTGACGTCGATCGCGTGCTCGGGCTCGCGCACCATCGCGCTCACCGTCTGCGTGCCGAGCTTGAGCCAGTAGCTGCGGCCGGGGAGGAGCTCCTGCTGGTCCATCCAGACCAACGTCGCGCTGAACTGGTCGGCGACCGCCGGCGGATCGCCTGCCGCTGCGATCACGTCGCCGCGCGAGCAGTCGATCTCGTCGGCGAGCGTCAGCGTGACCGACTGGTCGCGCCCGGCCTGGTCGAGGTCGCCGTCGAAGCTGACGATGCGCGCCACCGTCGTGGTCCGGCCGGAGGGCAGGATGCGCACCGGATCGCCCGGCTTCACCGTGCCGCCGGCGATCGTCCCTGCGAATCCGCGAAAGTCGAGATTGGGCCGGTTGACCCATTGCACGGGCATGCGGAACGGACGCGCTTCATCCTCGCCGCCGACCGGCACCGCCTCGAGATGCTCGATCAGTGCGGGCCCTTGGTACCAGGGTGTGCTGGCGCTGGTGGCGGTGATGTTGTCGCCCTTGAAGCCCGAGATCGGGATCGCGGTGAATTCGTCGATGCCGATACTCGTCGCGAACTCGCGATAATCGGCGACGATCTCGTCGAACACCGCCTGGTCATAGCCGACCAGGTCCATCTTGTTCACCGCCAGCGCGACGTGGCGGATGCCGAGCAGGTTGGCGAGATAGGAGTGGCGCCGGGTCTGGGTCAGCACGCCCTTGCGCGCGTCGATCAGGATCACGGCGAGGTCGGCGGTCGACGCGCCGGTGACCATATTGCGCGTATATTGTTCGTGGCCGGGCGTGTCCGCGACGATGAATTTGCGCTTCCCGGTCGAGAAGAAGCGATAGGCGACGTCGATCGTGATGCCCTGCTCGCGCTCGGCGGCAAGGCCGTCGACGAGAAGGGCGAAGTCGATCTCCTGCCCCTGCGTGCCCACGCGCTTGCTGTCGGCCTCCAGCGCGGCGAGCTGATCCTCGAAGATCATC
This is a stretch of genomic DNA from Sphingomonas sp. BT-65. It encodes these proteins:
- the cysN gene encoding sulfate adenylyltransferase subunit CysN — encoded protein: MSSSYRPDALIASDIGAYLAQHQSKSLLRFITCGSVDDGKSTLIGRLLYDSKMIFEDQLAALEADSKRVGTQGQEIDFALLVDGLAAEREQGITIDVAYRFFSTGKRKFIVADTPGHEQYTRNMVTGASTADLAVILIDARKGVLTQTRRHSYLANLLGIRHVALAVNKMDLVGYDQAVFDEIVADYREFATSIGIDEFTAIPISGFKGDNITATSASTPWYQGPALIEHLEAVPVGGEDEARPFRMPVQWVNRPNLDFRGFAGTIAGGTVKPGDPVRILPSGRTTTVARIVSFDGDLDQAGRDQSVTLTLADEIDCSRGDVIAAAGDPPAVADQFSATLVWMDQQELLPGRSYWLKLGTQTVSAMVREPEHAIDVNTLAKLSTKTLNLNDIGIAEIATDRGIVFEPYERDRESPNRDLGGFILIDKLTNATVAAGMIRNALRRAQNVHWQAVEITRDLHAAQKGQHPRLLWFTGLSGSGKSTIANLVEKKLHAMGKHSFLLDGDNIRHGLNRDLGFSDADRVENIRRVGEVAKLMADAGLIVLTAFISPFRAEREMVRNMLPEGEFFEIHIDTPIEEAERRDVKGLYKKARTGEIANFTGISSPYEAPLSPEIRIDTTRTSPEAAAELIIEHIVGIWSPVL
- a CDS encoding 3'(2'),5'-bisphosphate nucleotidase CysQ, which codes for MDDARLAHAVAEAAGKLLLQIQTEDADGARGDREANRLILDMLRGARPADPILSEESADDPARLASRRVWIVDPLDGTREFAEGRDDWAVHIALAIDGAPAIGAVALPRRGITLTSDAPPTLQPAVSPPRMLVSRTRPSALCAAVSRALPAETVGMGSAGAKAMAVVLGEAEIYLHSGGQHQWDNCAPVAVALAAGLHASRIDGSPLVYNQPGSSLPDLLICRSELAASVLAQVAKHEL